The following are encoded in a window of Scophthalmus maximus strain ysfricsl-2021 chromosome 6, ASM2237912v1, whole genome shotgun sequence genomic DNA:
- the ahcy gene encoding adenosylhomocysteinase, which produces MSDKLPFKVADISLADWGRKAIEIAENEMPGLMKMREMYGQSKPLKGARIAGCLHMTLQTAVLIETLTALGAEVQWSSCNIFSTHDHAASAIAKAGIPVYAWKGETDEEYVWCIEQTLYFKDEQPLNMILDDGGDLTNLVHTKYPKLLAGIRGVSEETTTGVHNLYKMMKKGELKIPAINVNDSVTKSKFDNLYGCRESLIDGIKRATDVMIAGKVAVVAGYGDVGKGCVQALRGFGARVIITEIDPINALQAAMEGYEVTTMEEACTEGNLFVTTTGCEDIILGQHFEQMKDDSIVCNIGHFDCEIDMGWLNKNAAEKVNIKPQVDRYRMKSGRHIIVLAEGRLVNLGCAMGHPSFVMSNSFTNQVLAQIELWENTDKYPLGVHFLPKKLDEQVAAAHLDKLGVKLTKLSDKQAKYLGVPSEGPFKPDHYRY; this is translated from the exons ATGTCTGACAAACTGCCATTCAAAGTTG CTGATATCAGCCTGGCCGACTGGGGGCGCAAGGCCATCGAAATCGCGGAGAACGAGATGCCCGGCCTGATGAAGATGAGGGAGATGTACGGTCAGTCCAAGCCCCTGAAGGGCGCCCGCATCGCCGGCTGCCTCCACATGACCCTGCAGACCGCCGTGCTCATCGAGACCCTCACTGCCCTCGGCGCAGAG GTTCAGTGGTCGAGCTGCAACATCTTCTCCACTCACGATCACGCTGCTTCCGCCATCGCCAAGGCCGGTATCCCAg TGTACGCGTGGAAAGGCGAGACGGACGAGGAGTACGTGTGGTGCATCGAGCAGACGCTGTACTTCAAAGACGAGCAGCCGCTCAACATGATCCTGGACGACGGAGGAGACCTCACCAACCTGGTCCACACCAAGTACCCCAAACTGTTGGCAG GGATCCGCGGCGTGTCGGAGGAGACCACGACGGGCGTCCACAACCTGTacaagatgatgaagaaggGCGAGCTGAAGATCCCTGCCATCAACGTCAACGACTCCGTCACCAAG aGTAAGTTCGACAACCTGTACGGCTGCAGGGAGAGTCTGATCGACGGCATCAAGCGAGCCACCGATGTCATGATCGCAGGCAAAGTCGCCGTGGTGGCGGGCTACGGCGATGTGGGCAAAGGCTGCGTGCAGGCGCTGCGCGGGTTCGGAGCTCGCGTCATCATCACCGAGATCGACCCCATCAACGCGCTGCAGGCCGCCATGGAGG GTTACGAGGTAACCACCATGGAGGAGGCTTGTACGGAAGGAAACCTCTTCGTCACCACCACCGGCTGCGAGGACATCATCCTGGGACA ACACTTCGAGCAGATGAAGGACGACTCCATCGTCTGCAACATCGGACACTTTGACTGTGAGATCGACATGGGCTGGCTCAACAAGAACGCTGCGGAGAAGGTCAACATCAAGCCTCAG gttgATCGCTACCGCATGAAGAGCGGCCGTCACATCATCGTCCTGGCCGAGGGCAGACTGGTGAACCTGGGCTGCGCCATGGGTCACCCGTCCTTCGTCATGAGCAACTCCTTTACCAACCAG GTTCTGGCTCAGATCGAGTTGTGGGAGAACACCGATAAATATCCCCTGGGAGTCCACTTCCTGCCCAAGAAG CTGGATGAGCAGGTAGCCGCCGCCCACCTGGACAAACTGGGGGTGAAGCTCACCAAGCTGTCGGACAAGCAGGCCAAGTACCTGGGCGTGCCCTCCGAGGGGCCCTTCAAACCGGACCACTACCGCTACTGA